From one Streptomyces sp. ICC1 genomic stretch:
- a CDS encoding cupin domain-containing protein, producing METYSFEDFVGDRDVFLAEHFDKKPLLRKGALAGRLDGLPSVRQLDDVLALETTPPSYLRVTKGGKGVPSGAYTRTVARGAALAEAVNPEKVYELFRSGSTVTWNSLHHVLPSARRLLAPFTDTFACEGEVVLFVTPARNDGFSPHHDSIDVYVVQVDGTKTWRVWATPEVRRGDEGSYTPEELGEPVIEVTLAPGDVLYVPHGTPHAAAAKSELSLHLSVGVEPRRWRDLLKDTVAAVVEDEAFHAFPYLADGEDGTAAAGLGRQIELLRDRLAHLEPVSEAKRLARVGRERSGGGRTREFARLHAVDALTTDSLVRRSDAPVEIGDSDGTKTGIRVGGRRLAVPDAVARSLRDLDGGRPVATSEFFPGVDPARSLSAARGLARIGVLEAAEHAVFPVPRENGPPPGQPGNPSSPSSPTNPSVPHTATHTDDQGK from the coding sequence GTGGAGACGTACTCCTTCGAGGATTTCGTCGGCGACCGGGACGTGTTCCTCGCCGAGCATTTCGACAAGAAGCCGCTGCTGCGCAAGGGGGCACTGGCGGGCCGGCTCGACGGCCTCCCCTCCGTGCGGCAGCTCGACGACGTACTGGCCCTGGAGACGACTCCGCCCTCCTACCTCCGGGTGACCAAGGGCGGCAAAGGCGTGCCCAGCGGCGCCTACACGCGGACGGTGGCGCGCGGAGCCGCGCTCGCCGAGGCGGTCAACCCGGAGAAGGTCTACGAGCTGTTCCGCTCGGGCTCCACCGTCACCTGGAACTCCCTGCACCACGTGCTGCCCTCGGCCCGCCGGCTGCTCGCGCCGTTCACCGACACCTTCGCCTGCGAGGGCGAAGTGGTCCTCTTCGTCACGCCCGCGCGCAACGACGGCTTCTCCCCGCACCACGACTCGATCGACGTGTACGTCGTCCAGGTCGACGGCACCAAGACCTGGCGGGTGTGGGCCACCCCCGAGGTCCGCCGGGGCGACGAGGGCTCGTACACGCCCGAGGAGCTCGGCGAGCCCGTCATCGAGGTGACGCTGGCCCCCGGCGACGTGCTGTACGTGCCGCACGGCACCCCGCACGCGGCCGCCGCGAAGAGCGAGCTGTCCCTGCACCTGTCCGTCGGGGTCGAACCCCGGCGCTGGCGCGACCTGCTGAAGGACACCGTCGCGGCCGTGGTCGAGGACGAGGCCTTCCACGCCTTCCCGTACCTCGCCGACGGGGAGGACGGCACGGCCGCCGCCGGCCTGGGCCGGCAGATCGAACTCCTCCGGGACCGGCTCGCCCACCTGGAGCCCGTCTCGGAGGCCAAGCGCCTCGCACGGGTGGGGCGCGAGCGGTCCGGAGGCGGCCGCACCCGGGAGTTCGCCCGGCTGCACGCCGTCGACGCGCTGACCACCGACTCGCTGGTGCGGCGCAGCGACGCCCCCGTGGAGATCGGCGACAGCGACGGGACGAAGACCGGGATCCGGGTGGGCGGGCGCCGGCTCGCGGTGCCCGACGCCGTCGCCCGTTCGCTGCGCGACCTCGACGGCGGGCGCCCGGTCGCCACCTCCGAGTTCTTCCCCGGCGTGGACCCCGCCCGCTCGCTGAGCGCGGCCCGGGGGCTGGCCCGGATCGGGGTCCTCGAAGCCGCCGAGCACGCCGTGTTCCCCGTACCGCGGGAGAACGGCCCACCGCCGGGCCAACCGGGCAACCCGAGCAGCCCGAGCAGCCCGACCAACCCGAGCGTCCCGCACACCGCCACCCACACCGACGACCAGGGGAAGTGA
- a CDS encoding MFS transporter, with the protein MAIDTRTPATTEASPPPSRRAWREVYILAGMRGLSFAGDIAAETAIALQLQAQGAGSYAIMALLLSATVPPVLLSPLTGRFADRFDSRNLIVVVGALQALICVAMTIWTSPVVLIGLSALLSSGLAFTHPVFGALPSAIVGKENVPRASSISQTTAMAGMVAAPGIAGILIGRFGISIPLLIDALSFGAVVVGGLLIKTRLHKDRGSAKSAAGDGDEPAKAPYKVTSDRFLTAVLILSGAVMAAASIINVLIVFYVREDFGASEETFGLIMSAWMLGLIPGGMLVRRAKNLRHETVLIGTFVCIAVAILGTGLAPGVWWIVPFYVLGGIGNGAQATVTHILLNVRVPDTHRGRAFAALGAVSNTGPAIGYVVGGAAMTLMAPRYGFLAAGVFCLIALALFSGRVLKSADADRADADRADADRADAGLKAETV; encoded by the coding sequence ATGGCCATCGACACCCGAACTCCGGCCACCACCGAGGCCTCCCCGCCCCCCTCCCGGCGGGCCTGGCGCGAGGTGTACATCCTCGCCGGGATGCGCGGCCTGTCCTTCGCGGGCGACATCGCCGCCGAGACGGCCATCGCCCTCCAGCTCCAGGCCCAGGGCGCCGGCTCCTACGCCATCATGGCGCTGCTGCTGTCCGCGACCGTCCCGCCCGTCCTGCTGTCGCCGCTGACCGGCCGGTTCGCCGACCGCTTCGACAGCCGCAACCTCATCGTGGTCGTCGGCGCGCTGCAGGCCCTGATCTGCGTGGCCATGACGATCTGGACCTCGCCGGTGGTCCTCATCGGGCTCTCCGCGCTGCTGTCCTCCGGACTCGCCTTCACCCACCCGGTGTTCGGCGCCCTGCCCAGCGCGATCGTCGGCAAGGAGAACGTGCCGCGCGCCTCCTCGATCTCGCAGACCACCGCCATGGCGGGCATGGTCGCCGCGCCCGGCATCGCCGGCATCCTCATCGGCCGCTTCGGGATCTCCATCCCGCTGCTGATCGACGCCCTGAGCTTCGGGGCGGTCGTCGTCGGCGGACTGCTGATCAAGACCCGGCTGCACAAGGACCGGGGCTCCGCGAAGTCCGCCGCCGGGGACGGCGACGAACCCGCGAAGGCCCCGTACAAGGTGACGTCCGACCGCTTCCTGACCGCCGTGCTCATCCTCAGCGGCGCCGTGATGGCGGCCGCGAGCATCATCAACGTCCTCATCGTCTTCTACGTCCGCGAGGACTTCGGGGCCTCCGAGGAGACCTTCGGGCTGATCATGTCGGCCTGGATGCTGGGCCTGATCCCGGGCGGGATGCTGGTGCGCCGCGCGAAGAACCTGCGCCACGAGACCGTCCTGATCGGCACGTTCGTGTGCATCGCCGTGGCCATCCTGGGCACGGGCCTCGCGCCGGGCGTCTGGTGGATCGTCCCCTTCTACGTCCTCGGCGGCATCGGCAACGGCGCCCAGGCCACCGTGACGCACATCCTGCTCAACGTCCGGGTCCCCGACACGCACCGCGGCCGCGCCTTCGCCGCGCTGGGCGCCGTCTCCAACACCGGTCCCGCCATCGGCTACGTGGTCGGCGGCGCGGCGATGACCCTGATGGCCCCGCGCTACGGGTTCCTCGCCGCCGGGGTGTTCTGCCTGATCGCGCTGGCCCTCTTCAGCGGGCGGGTCCTGAAGTCGGCCGACGCGGACCGGGCCGACGCGGACCGGGCCGACGCCGACCGGGCCGACGCGGGCCTCAAGGCGGAGACCGTCTGA
- a CDS encoding M13 family metallopeptidase, with the protein MTVVSEPAAGAPALPDDVELDLSVRPQDDFYRFVNGHWTDHHVLPAHRAEATTLTLLSDRAEADAEAVILRAASRAGSAADPAGRRIAALYASFMDEDRIEDLGAAGAFAADLRAVEAAATPAGLAAVLGRLQAQGIGGAVDFTVAVDTADADGYVLVLSQAGLGLPAAAYGDDRDGGELRGRYLGHLAVMWAHAGLPEPARAAASVLAAETGLAAGHTAPRPGAAPRPLSLTAAELACRAGGFPWGAWLAALGGVPREATVRMRQPGFLDALDAWWTGHGLDELKRWVCWRYVHEMVPFGPRRVFADNFAFYGQLLNGFTEPRPRRIRAVSFVETFAGDAVGERYVAEHLAPGTVAAVRELAGELADAYRRRLERADWMSRATRDAALAKLDAMVFEIGAPRGSADGAGPDREPFDPADLAGNVKRGRARRIAGELARLGGPVDRSEWKIHPHQVTAYYRHGLNQVVVPAGLLRPPVFDPAGDPARNFAVLGSIIGHEMSHAFDSKGSRYDGRGRLRDWWAPADRAEFTRRTALLVAQYDGYEPAGLPGRRVSGARTVGENMADIAGVTVALDAFAAHAGGTPDTARTREFLLHWATMWRARTTPARLAERLASPRHPHPPAEFRCNGVLGHLEAFYEAFDVRPGDALFIDPASRFFLL; encoded by the coding sequence ATGACGGTGGTCTCGGAACCGGCCGCGGGCGCCCCCGCCCTCCCGGACGACGTGGAACTCGACCTCTCCGTACGACCCCAGGACGACTTCTACCGGTTCGTGAACGGGCACTGGACGGACCACCACGTCCTGCCCGCCCACCGGGCCGAGGCCACCACCCTGACCCTCCTGTCCGACCGGGCGGAGGCCGACGCGGAGGCCGTGATCCTGCGCGCGGCCTCCCGCGCCGGGTCCGCCGCCGACCCGGCCGGCCGCCGCATCGCCGCCCTGTACGCGAGCTTCATGGACGAGGACCGCATCGAGGACCTCGGCGCCGCCGGGGCTTTCGCCGCCGACCTCCGGGCGGTCGAAGCGGCCGCCACCCCGGCCGGACTCGCCGCGGTACTGGGCCGGCTGCAGGCCCAGGGCATCGGCGGGGCGGTGGACTTCACGGTCGCCGTGGACACCGCCGACGCCGACGGCTACGTCCTGGTCCTCTCCCAGGCCGGGCTCGGCCTGCCCGCCGCCGCCTACGGCGACGACCGGGACGGCGGGGAGCTGCGCGGGCGCTACCTCGGCCACCTCGCGGTGATGTGGGCGCACGCGGGACTCCCCGAGCCCGCCCGCGCGGCCGCCTCGGTCCTGGCGGCGGAGACCGGGCTCGCCGCCGGGCACACCGCGCCCCGGCCGGGCGCCGCGCCGCGACCGCTGTCGCTGACCGCCGCCGAACTGGCGTGCCGGGCCGGCGGGTTCCCGTGGGGGGCGTGGCTGGCCGCGCTGGGCGGCGTACCCCGGGAGGCGACCGTACGGATGCGCCAGCCGGGATTCCTCGACGCGCTCGACGCGTGGTGGACCGGGCACGGCCTGGACGAGCTCAAGCGGTGGGTGTGCTGGCGCTACGTGCACGAGATGGTGCCCTTCGGGCCGCGCCGGGTGTTCGCCGACAACTTCGCCTTCTACGGGCAGCTGCTCAACGGGTTCACCGAGCCGAGGCCGCGCCGCATCCGGGCCGTCTCCTTCGTCGAGACCTTCGCCGGCGACGCGGTGGGCGAGCGGTACGTCGCCGAACACCTGGCCCCGGGCACCGTGGCGGCCGTGCGCGAGCTGGCCGGGGAGCTGGCCGACGCCTACCGGCGGCGCCTGGAGCGGGCCGACTGGATGTCCCGGGCCACCCGGGACGCGGCCCTGGCCAAGCTCGACGCGATGGTGTTCGAGATCGGCGCCCCGCGCGGGAGCGCGGACGGCGCGGGCCCGGACCGCGAGCCGTTCGACCCGGCCGACCTGGCCGGCAACGTCAAGCGCGGACGGGCCCGGCGCATCGCCGGGGAACTGGCCCGCCTCGGCGGCCCCGTCGACCGCTCCGAGTGGAAGATCCACCCGCACCAGGTCACCGCGTACTACCGGCACGGGCTCAACCAGGTCGTCGTCCCCGCCGGACTGCTGCGGCCGCCTGTCTTCGACCCGGCGGGCGATCCGGCCCGCAACTTCGCGGTGCTCGGCTCGATCATCGGCCACGAGATGTCGCACGCCTTCGACAGCAAGGGCTCGCGCTACGACGGGCGGGGCCGGCTGCGCGACTGGTGGGCGCCGGCCGACCGGGCCGAATTCACCCGGCGCACCGCGCTCCTGGTCGCGCAGTACGACGGCTACGAGCCGGCCGGCCTGCCCGGACGGCGGGTCAGCGGCGCACGCACGGTCGGCGAGAACATGGCCGACATCGCCGGAGTCACCGTCGCCCTCGATGCGTTCGCCGCGCACGCGGGCGGCACCCCCGACACCGCCCGGACCAGGGAGTTCCTCCTGCACTGGGCCACGATGTGGCGGGCCCGGACCACCCCCGCCCGGCTCGCCGAGCGGCTCGCCTCGCCCCGGCACCCGCACCCGCCCGCCGAGTTCCGCTGCAACGGGGTCCTCGGCCACCTCGAAGCCTTCTACGAGGCGTTCGACGTGCGGCCCGGCGACGCGCTGTTCATCGACCCCGCTTCCCGCTTCTTCCTCCTGTGA
- a CDS encoding S9 family peptidase — translation MLPADIELLPVLGPPALSPDGRHVVFEVTRPVLEADDYTTELLIADTAGASAPRRLTQGAYDGCPAFSPDGRFLAFQRPGAHGRAQIHLLPMDGAGEAFPVTDHPMGAGQPVWSPDSTRIAYTSRIPEAGRYQGPAEAEAPRRITTLLYQMDGFGYTADRPRQVFVTDPFAPAAPAVQVTEGPYDHMDLAWSPAGDQLVFVCARHEEAGDDSRNDIWASAPDGSGLRPLTHGGMYLFTPRFAADGASVVFVGSELDKFNHSCATATYGLWTVPVSAPGALLPAADGSGAPRRLTGGAHHLSFASQMIRPAADGVYFAGDRRGEVNLVLVPYDGSEPAPVITGPRQVNGYAVAETPAGPVIAAVVTSAASAGDLVVLSGGTERTLTSYGRELTERTSLLPMREFTATAPDGYELQGWVVRPEGPGPHPVVFQVKGGPFTQWGHTLNGPAAFDEAQVYAGAGYAVVLGNPRGTSGYGAEHGAYVRDDLPGKSAVDLLALLDAALAQPELDASRVGVMGGSFGGYMAAWFNAHHGDRFKAMIGERGLYAIDSYAATSDDGVDLAVALYGADREGWARQSPLTYADRMSTPMLIIQSEEDRHCPPEQAQRLFTELRMRGVPAEMLLFPGEGHDMSRSGLPSHRLARFAAVLEWWGRHL, via the coding sequence ATGCTTCCTGCTGACATCGAGCTGCTGCCCGTGCTCGGGCCGCCCGCCCTCTCGCCCGACGGCCGCCACGTCGTCTTCGAGGTCACCCGCCCCGTCCTGGAGGCGGACGACTACACGACCGAGCTGCTGATCGCGGACACCGCCGGGGCGAGCGCGCCGCGCCGCCTCACCCAGGGCGCCTACGACGGCTGCCCGGCCTTCTCGCCCGACGGCCGCTTCCTCGCCTTCCAGCGCCCGGGCGCGCACGGCCGGGCCCAGATCCACCTCCTCCCGATGGACGGCGCCGGCGAGGCCTTCCCGGTCACCGACCACCCGATGGGCGCGGGCCAGCCCGTGTGGAGCCCCGACTCCACCCGGATCGCCTACACCAGTCGGATCCCCGAAGCGGGCCGTTACCAGGGCCCGGCCGAGGCGGAGGCACCGCGCCGGATCACCACGCTGCTCTACCAGATGGACGGGTTCGGCTACACGGCCGACCGGCCCCGGCAGGTCTTCGTGACGGACCCGTTCGCTCCGGCGGCCCCCGCCGTCCAGGTCACCGAAGGCCCGTACGACCACATGGACCTGGCGTGGAGCCCCGCCGGCGACCAGCTGGTCTTCGTCTGCGCCCGGCACGAGGAGGCGGGCGACGACTCCCGCAACGACATCTGGGCGTCGGCGCCCGACGGGAGCGGCCTGCGGCCCCTGACGCACGGCGGGATGTACCTGTTCACCCCGCGCTTCGCCGCCGACGGAGCCTCCGTGGTCTTCGTCGGCTCCGAGCTCGACAAGTTCAACCACTCCTGCGCCACCGCCACCTACGGCCTGTGGACGGTTCCGGTCAGCGCCCCCGGCGCCCTGCTCCCCGCCGCCGACGGGTCCGGCGCCCCGCGCCGGCTCACCGGCGGCGCCCACCACCTCAGCTTCGCCAGCCAGATGATCCGCCCGGCCGCCGACGGCGTGTACTTCGCGGGCGACCGGCGCGGCGAGGTCAACCTGGTCCTCGTCCCCTACGACGGCTCCGAGCCCGCGCCGGTCATCACCGGCCCCCGCCAGGTCAACGGCTACGCGGTCGCCGAGACCCCGGCGGGCCCCGTCATCGCGGCCGTGGTCACCAGCGCCGCGAGCGCCGGCGACCTGGTGGTGCTGAGCGGCGGCACCGAGCGCACGCTGACCTCCTACGGACGCGAGCTGACCGAGCGGACCTCCCTGCTGCCGATGCGGGAGTTCACCGCGACGGCGCCCGACGGCTACGAGCTCCAGGGCTGGGTGGTGCGCCCCGAGGGCCCCGGCCCGCACCCGGTGGTCTTCCAGGTCAAGGGCGGCCCCTTCACCCAGTGGGGCCACACCCTCAACGGCCCGGCCGCCTTCGACGAGGCGCAGGTGTACGCGGGCGCCGGCTACGCGGTCGTGCTCGGCAACCCGCGCGGCACCTCCGGATACGGCGCCGAGCACGGCGCGTACGTACGGGACGACCTGCCCGGCAAGTCCGCCGTCGACCTCCTCGCCCTGCTGGACGCCGCGCTGGCCCAGCCCGAACTGGACGCCTCCCGCGTCGGGGTGATGGGCGGCTCCTTCGGCGGCTACATGGCGGCCTGGTTCAACGCCCACCACGGCGACCGCTTCAAGGCGATGATCGGCGAGCGCGGCCTGTACGCCATCGACAGCTACGCGGCCACCAGCGACGACGGCGTCGACCTCGCGGTCGCCCTGTACGGGGCGGACCGCGAAGGCTGGGCGCGCCAGTCCCCGCTCACCTACGCGGACCGGATGAGCACCCCGATGCTGATCATCCAGTCCGAGGAGGACCGGCACTGCCCGCCGGAGCAGGCGCAGCGCCTGTTCACCGAGCTGCGCATGCGCGGGGTCCCCGCCGAGATGCTCCTCTTCCCCGGCGAGGGGCACGACATGTCCCGCTCCGGACTGCCCAGCCACCGCCTCGCCCGCTTCGCGGCGGTCCTGGAGTGGTGGGGGCGGCACCTGTGA
- a CDS encoding Zn-dependent hydrolase — MTSTLAQRAGGLRADIDGDRLLRRIARLGRIGLDPETGGITREGFGAADREARAYLMDEARDAGLVPSVDAAGNIVIRPRHTPYGEGRQALMMGSHLDTVVNAGRLDGAYGVLAALEVLQTFEECGIESPYEPVAVAFANEEGALFPQPFWGSMAVAGRLAGLPREPRDHQGRRLREELRLAGGDLDALGSACWPHGSIAAYLELHVEQGPVLERSGRRIGVVDAITGRTVLTLEVRGAAGHSGTSPMKGRRDAMAAAARVVLAAEHVAGERGLCRVATVGRIDPHPNTPNTIAGSVRMTVDLRDTDVWKAAAAEETLRRMLDAIARSTGTEIEVVAETRSDPVSTSEVLRAAIERSADELGLAHEVLPSGAGHDAQMVADIAPIGMIFVPSLGGISHVPEEDTAPEDLVAGARVLFRTALRTIGISPQARPAEQDLAPSRPSPSRPSRPSNELNTTGS; from the coding sequence ATGACCAGCACGCTCGCCCAGCGGGCCGGCGGCCTGCGCGCCGACATCGACGGCGACCGGCTGCTGCGGCGCATCGCCCGGCTCGGCCGGATCGGGCTCGACCCCGAGACGGGCGGGATCACCCGCGAGGGCTTCGGAGCGGCCGACCGCGAGGCGCGCGCGTACCTGATGGACGAGGCGCGCGACGCGGGCCTCGTCCCGTCCGTGGACGCGGCGGGCAACATCGTCATCCGGCCGCGCCACACCCCGTACGGCGAGGGGCGCCAGGCCCTGATGATGGGCTCGCACCTCGACACCGTGGTCAACGCGGGCCGCCTCGACGGCGCGTACGGGGTGCTCGCCGCGCTGGAGGTGCTGCAGACCTTCGAGGAGTGCGGGATCGAATCCCCCTACGAGCCCGTGGCCGTGGCCTTCGCCAACGAGGAGGGTGCGCTCTTCCCGCAGCCCTTCTGGGGCTCGATGGCGGTCGCCGGCCGCCTCGCGGGGCTGCCGCGCGAACCCCGCGACCACCAGGGGCGCCGGCTGCGCGAGGAGCTGCGCCTGGCCGGCGGGGACCTCGACGCGCTGGGCAGCGCGTGCTGGCCGCACGGATCGATCGCCGCCTACCTCGAACTGCACGTGGAGCAGGGCCCGGTGCTGGAGCGCAGCGGCCGCCGGATCGGAGTCGTCGACGCCATCACCGGCCGCACCGTGCTGACCCTGGAGGTGCGCGGCGCCGCCGGGCACTCCGGGACCAGCCCGATGAAGGGCCGGCGCGACGCGATGGCCGCGGCGGCCCGGGTGGTGCTGGCCGCCGAGCACGTCGCCGGCGAGCGCGGGCTGTGCCGGGTGGCGACGGTCGGACGGATCGACCCCCACCCGAACACCCCGAACACGATCGCCGGATCGGTCCGGATGACCGTGGACCTGCGGGACACGGACGTGTGGAAGGCCGCGGCCGCCGAGGAGACCCTGCGGCGGATGCTGGACGCGATCGCGCGGAGCACCGGCACCGAGATCGAGGTGGTCGCCGAGACCCGCTCCGACCCGGTCTCCACGAGCGAGGTGCTGCGCGCCGCGATCGAGCGGAGCGCGGACGAACTGGGCCTGGCGCACGAGGTGCTGCCCAGCGGCGCCGGACACGACGCGCAGATGGTCGCGGACATCGCGCCCATCGGCATGATCTTCGTGCCGAGCCTGGGCGGCATCAGCCACGTGCCCGAGGAGGACACGGCTCCCGAGGACCTCGTCGCCGGGGCCCGCGTGCTCTTCCGTACGGCGCTGCGCACCATCGGGATCAGCCCGCAGGCGCGGCCGGCGGAGCAGGACCTGGCGCCGTCAAGGCCGTCACCGTCGCGGCCGTCGCGGCCGTCGAACGAGCTCAATACCACCGGGAGTTGA
- a CDS encoding TIGR00730 family Rossman fold protein: protein METLVKKSERIAVFCGARPGVRQDHVDFAHGFGRALAGRGLDLVYGAGGVGVMGAVADGVLSGGGAVTGVVPRALHERERADRARGAIFIVRSMHERKALMYRLSNGFAVLPGGIGTLDELMEVATWNQLSLMEKPIVVVNHAGFYDPMLAMLDHLVAEGFLTAAERRLIRCADSAEEALDLLGAPGVLAAA, encoded by the coding sequence ATGGAGACACTGGTCAAGAAGAGCGAGCGCATCGCGGTGTTCTGCGGCGCGCGGCCCGGGGTCCGTCAGGACCACGTGGACTTCGCGCACGGCTTCGGCCGGGCGCTCGCCGGGCGCGGTCTCGACCTGGTCTACGGCGCCGGCGGCGTCGGGGTCATGGGTGCCGTCGCGGACGGGGTGCTGAGCGGGGGCGGGGCGGTGACCGGGGTCGTGCCGCGCGCGCTGCACGAGCGGGAGCGGGCCGACCGGGCGCGCGGGGCGATTTTCATCGTGCGGTCCATGCACGAGCGCAAGGCGCTCATGTACCGGCTGTCGAACGGCTTCGCCGTGCTGCCGGGCGGGATCGGGACGCTGGACGAGCTGATGGAGGTGGCCACGTGGAACCAGCTCTCCCTGATGGAGAAGCCGATCGTGGTGGTCAACCACGCCGGCTTCTACGACCCGATGCTCGCGATGCTCGACCACCTCGTGGCCGAGGGGTTCCTGACGGCGGCCGAGCGCCGGCTGATCCGGTGCGCGGACAGTGCCGAGGAGGCCCTGGACCTGCTGGGCGCGCCCGGGGTGCTGGCCGCGGCATGA
- a CDS encoding helix-turn-helix transcriptional regulator: MLDLLGLDAVAESVYRGILAKPRDVADLSRQLDLTPDAVRAALDRLSEMALVRASTEGGSRLHAVSPHVGMEILLARQQADLASRQQRLEASRAAAAQLILEYDGRDTGSAVDPGVRYLDGLDSIRDHLANLRGQVTQELLTFAPGGPQTAENMNASRPLNQQLLERGVQMRTVYLDSIRGCLQTMEYARWLVAQGSQVRTVPSLPNRMIIYDRTSAIIAADTGNTAAGAVEVTSQGMVATLYTLFESVWQSGDCLDTRARPDPGELTRQQAEALKLLAQGCTDETIAHRLGVSSRTARRIASGLMTYLGAQSRFQAGVHAVQRGYLPTAPE, from the coding sequence ATGCTTGATCTCCTCGGCCTCGACGCAGTCGCCGAATCCGTCTACCGGGGAATTCTCGCCAAACCCCGGGACGTCGCAGATCTGAGCCGTCAGCTCGATCTGACGCCGGACGCGGTCCGCGCCGCCCTGGACCGGCTCAGCGAGATGGCGCTCGTGCGCGCCTCCACGGAGGGCGGCAGCCGGCTGCACGCGGTCAGCCCGCACGTCGGCATGGAGATCCTGCTCGCCCGCCAGCAGGCGGACCTCGCGAGCCGCCAGCAGCGGCTGGAGGCGAGCCGGGCGGCCGCGGCGCAGCTCATCCTGGAGTACGACGGCCGGGACACGGGCAGCGCCGTCGACCCGGGGGTGCGCTACCTCGACGGGCTCGACTCCATCCGCGACCACCTCGCCAACCTGCGCGGCCAGGTCACCCAGGAGCTCCTGACCTTCGCGCCCGGCGGCCCCCAGACCGCGGAGAACATGAACGCCTCCAGACCGCTCAACCAGCAGTTGCTGGAGCGCGGCGTGCAGATGCGCACGGTCTACCTGGACTCCATCCGCGGCTGTCTGCAGACCATGGAGTACGCGCGCTGGCTCGTCGCCCAGGGCTCGCAGGTCCGTACCGTCCCCTCGCTGCCCAACCGGATGATCATCTACGACCGCACCTCGGCGATCATCGCGGCGGACACCGGCAACACCGCGGCCGGCGCGGTCGAGGTCACCTCCCAGGGGATGGTGGCCACCTTGTACACGCTCTTCGAGAGCGTCTGGCAGTCCGGCGACTGCCTCGACACCCGGGCCAGGCCGGATCCGGGCGAGCTCACCCGCCAGCAGGCCGAGGCGCTGAAGCTGCTCGCGCAGGGCTGCACGGACGAGACCATCGCCCACCGCCTGGGCGTCTCCTCGCGCACCGCCCGGCGCATCGCCTCCGGGCTGATGACCTACCTCGGCGCGCAGAGCCGCTTCCAGGCCGGGGTCCACGCGGTGCAGCGCGGCTACCTGCCGACCGCCCCCGAATAG
- a CDS encoding ParB N-terminal domain-containing protein: MDAESADHLIRFRDRGYLDQPVESVATDRITAGFSPRTGGEDGEYAKTLAEADGELPPILVHLQTMRVIDGAHRLRAAALRGETHILVRYFDGDQGEAELLAVAANVTHGRPLTAAERTAAAGRVFAAHPHWSDRAVAAVTGLSARRISQLRKGTAAAETGHRVGRDGRARPVDPSRGRELAGELLRSNPGASLRRIAAEAGLSPATVADVRDRIRRGEDPVPARRTDAATVRRRPSAASASPSSPAPFPAADPISLAARRGASPRRPAADQQHAPDRLLRIFESLRRDPSLRLSESGRDVLRMLGACALVAQHREKIAASLPTHCKEPMAQLVQGYAGLWGLLADELACAGAAEAS; the protein is encoded by the coding sequence ATGGACGCAGAGAGCGCCGACCACCTGATCAGGTTCCGCGACCGGGGATATCTCGACCAGCCCGTGGAAAGCGTGGCCACGGACCGGATCACGGCCGGATTCTCGCCCCGCACGGGCGGCGAGGACGGGGAGTACGCGAAGACCCTCGCGGAAGCCGACGGCGAATTGCCGCCCATCCTGGTCCACCTGCAGACCATGCGCGTGATCGACGGCGCCCACCGGCTCCGCGCCGCGGCCCTCCGTGGCGAAACCCACATCCTCGTACGGTACTTCGACGGAGACCAGGGCGAGGCCGAGCTCCTGGCGGTCGCGGCCAACGTCACCCACGGGCGGCCCCTGACCGCCGCCGAGCGCACCGCCGCCGCGGGACGCGTCTTCGCCGCCCACCCCCACTGGTCGGACCGCGCGGTCGCGGCCGTCACCGGACTCTCCGCCCGGAGGATCTCCCAGCTCCGCAAGGGCACCGCCGCGGCCGAGACCGGCCACCGCGTCGGCCGCGACGGCCGGGCCCGGCCCGTCGATCCCTCCCGCGGCCGTGAACTGGCCGGCGAACTGCTGCGCAGCAACCCCGGCGCCTCGCTGCGCCGGATCGCAGCCGAGGCCGGGCTGTCCCCGGCGACCGTGGCCGACGTACGCGACCGGATCCGGCGCGGGGAGGATCCCGTACCGGCCCGTCGCACGGACGCCGCGACCGTCCGCCGGCGCCCTTCCGCCGCCTCCGCGTCCCCTTCTTCTCCGGCCCCGTTCCCGGCCGCCGACCCGATCTCGCTCGCCGCCCGGCGCGGCGCCTCTCCGCGCCGCCCCGCCGCCGACCAGCAGCACGCCCCCGACCGGCTGCTGCGCATCTTCGAATCGCTGCGCCGGGACCCCTCCCTGCGGCTGAGCGAGTCCGGCCGCGACGTGCTGCGGATGCTCGGGGCCTGCGCGCTGGTCGCCCAGCACCGGGAGAAGATCGCGGCGAGCCTGCCGACGCACTGCAAGGAGCCGATGGCCCAGCTCGTCCAGGGCTACGCGGGTCTGTGGGGGCTGCTGGCCGACGAACTGGCCTGCGCGGGGGCGGCCGAGGCCTCGTGA